A region from the Microcoleus sp. bin38.metabat.b11b12b14.051 genome encodes:
- a CDS encoding RRXRR domain-containing protein has protein sequence MQYVPVVDSSQRPLMPTTPMRAQRWIESGKATPFFRKGIFCIRLNVEPSNRLMQPVAVGIDPGSKREGYTVKSKAHTYLNQQFHAVDWVKDAEEASTNARRARRNRKTPYRKNRQNRKRGGIPPSTKARWQFKVRVVKVLASIFPVSHIGIEDIKATTKKGCKAWNTSFSPLEVGKQWCNWELEKIAPVTKFDGWENTYQTRQALGLKKSKKKLSNSFDAHCVDSWVLAYLLVGGDSGPDNTAVMECQPLRIHRRQLHVFNPGKNGYRRPYGGSMSQGLKRGGIVKHPKYGKCCLEVVKTFKSLASACTVLIQANA, from the coding sequence ATGCAATACGTTCCAGTAGTTGACTCAAGCCAGCGACCTTTGATGCCTACAACACCAATGCGGGCCCAAAGATGGATTGAATCTGGAAAAGCAACTCCATTCTTTCGTAAAGGAATCTTTTGCATTCGCTTAAACGTTGAGCCGTCTAATCGTCTAATGCAACCTGTAGCAGTTGGAATCGATCCGGGTTCCAAGCGCGAAGGGTACACTGTCAAATCCAAAGCTCACACCTATCTCAACCAGCAATTCCATGCGGTTGATTGGGTTAAGGATGCAGAGGAGGCGAGTACCAATGCCAGACGTGCCAGACGCAACCGCAAGACACCGTATCGAAAGAATCGCCAAAATCGCAAGCGCGGCGGGATTCCTCCGAGCACAAAAGCAAGATGGCAATTCAAGGTCAGAGTTGTTAAGGTCTTGGCCTCTATCTTCCCTGTTTCCCATATTGGGATTGAAGATATCAAAGCCACAACCAAGAAAGGTTGCAAGGCTTGGAATACATCTTTTTCACCCCTGGAAGTTGGAAAGCAGTGGTGCAACTGGGAATTAGAAAAAATTGCACCCGTGACCAAGTTCGACGGCTGGGAGAATACCTATCAAACCAGACAAGCGCTGGGACTGAAGAAGTCCAAGAAAAAACTATCTAACAGTTTTGACGCTCATTGCGTTGATTCGTGGGTTTTGGCTTATTTGCTAGTGGGCGGTGATTCTGGGCCAGACAATACAGCGGTAATGGAGTGCCAGCCGCTCCGCATTCACCGCAGACAACTTCATGTTTTCAATCCCGGCAAGAATGGATACCGCCGCCCTTATGGGGGTTCTATGTCGCAAGGGTTAAAGCGGGGCGGGATTGTCAAGCATCCCAAATACGGTAAATGCTGTTTGGAGGTGGTGAAGACCTTCAAAAGTCTCGCGTCAGCCTGCACAGTCTTGATACAGGCAAACGCCTAA
- the trpD gene encoding anthranilate phosphoribosyltransferase: MTDSPVLTTPDISAASTLTADSPLWPALLQQLLDRESLARAQAADLMQGWLAEAIPPVLSGAILAALQAKGISAAELAGMAQVLQSQSLTGESDSVFDDRQSPISRLKLIDTCGTGGDGASTFNISTAVAFVAAAGQVRVAKHGNRSASSKVGSADVLEALGVNLGADAAKVKAAVDEVGITFLFAPGWHPALKAVASLRRTLKVRTVFNLLGPLVNPMRPTGQVIGVFDPSLVSTIAQALGELGTELAIVVHGREKLDEAGLGDVTDLAVLSGGEVEMTSLHPEQVGLTPSAIGSLKGGNVEENAEILRNVLQGKGTAAQMDVVALNASLAFQVGGVIPMGSHAAGVSLAKDILSSGESWLKLQQLVEFLR, from the coding sequence ATGACTGATTCTCCTGTACTTACAACACCAGACATATCCGCAGCTTCAACTTTGACAGCCGATTCTCCCCTGTGGCCAGCCCTGCTGCAACAACTGTTAGATAGAGAATCTCTCGCGCGCGCCCAAGCCGCCGACTTGATGCAGGGATGGCTCGCAGAAGCCATACCCCCCGTGCTTTCCGGCGCAATTTTAGCAGCCCTCCAAGCCAAAGGAATCTCGGCAGCAGAATTAGCAGGAATGGCTCAGGTATTGCAGTCTCAGTCTTTGACGGGCGAGTCGGATAGCGTTTTCGACGATCGCCAATCTCCCATCTCCCGTCTCAAATTAATCGATACTTGCGGCACCGGCGGAGACGGCGCCTCAACGTTCAACATCTCAACGGCTGTCGCCTTTGTAGCCGCCGCCGGCCAAGTTCGAGTCGCCAAACACGGAAATCGATCGGCATCCAGCAAAGTCGGTTCTGCTGACGTGTTAGAAGCACTCGGAGTCAACCTCGGCGCCGATGCGGCCAAGGTAAAAGCTGCCGTAGACGAAGTAGGCATCACCTTTTTATTTGCCCCTGGGTGGCATCCCGCCCTTAAGGCTGTAGCGTCGCTGCGGCGGACATTGAAGGTGCGGACTGTTTTTAACCTTTTAGGGCCGCTCGTCAATCCTATGCGCCCTACAGGGCAGGTAATCGGGGTGTTCGATCCTAGTCTGGTATCAACTATTGCCCAAGCTTTGGGCGAGTTGGGGACGGAGTTGGCGATCGTTGTTCACGGCCGAGAAAAGTTGGATGAGGCGGGTTTGGGTGATGTAACTGATTTGGCGGTGTTGTCGGGCGGCGAAGTTGAAATGACGAGTTTACACCCGGAACAGGTAGGATTGACGCCAAGTGCGATCGGCTCATTGAAAGGCGGAAATGTTGAGGAAAACGCCGAGATTTTGCGGAACGTTTTGCAAGGCAAAGGTACAGCAGCACAAATGGATGTTGTAGCTTTAAATGCGTCTTTGGCTTTTCAGGTGGGAGGTGTAATTCCCATGGGTTCCCACGCCGCAGGAGTTTCTCTGGCTAAGGACATTTTATCGAGCGGCGAATCTTGGTTGAAGTTGCAGCAGTTAGTGGAGTTTTTGCGGTAA
- the rlmB gene encoding 23S rRNA (guanosine(2251)-2'-O)-methyltransferase RlmB produces the protein MRKFTKPNSSRSNSDSKPFRSEGRRQDSQPSSARFERKPRPDTRGVDAPQKRSTFSPQSREMPVRSIYKRNVDGDSQPSIRRHFKDRDADSSPQESRNNFRDRDRDSSPQPARNNFRDRDRDSSPQPARNNFRDRDRDGYSSPQPARNNFRDRDGDGYSSPRPARNNFRDRDGSPQPARNNFRDRNRDSSPQESRGNFYKDRDKNRDRDSSPTEFRGNHFRDRDKDRDTRPVDTASNTVVQPDADTDDMIYGRHAVQAALETNQVLNRIWVVPHLRYDPRFHSLLTEAKANGSIIDEVDDLRLDYITRKANHQGVAAQVSAYEYLDLSELIAQAKADCADPVIVVAEGLNDPHNLGAIIRTAEALGAQGMVIPQRRAVGITSAVRKVAAGALESLPVSRVVNLNRALEQLKEAGFWIYGAAAGVGDSVETIKFSGPTVLVVGGEADGLSLLIQRGCDGLVSIPLRGKTPSLNVSVATGMALYEIYRQRGPKKFHVHGS, from the coding sequence ATGAGAAAATTTACCAAACCCAACTCTTCGCGATCGAACTCCGACAGCAAGCCATTCCGCAGCGAAGGCCGCCGTCAAGACTCACAACCGTCCTCTGCCCGCTTTGAACGCAAGCCCCGTCCCGACACTCGGGGAGTAGACGCCCCTCAAAAGCGATCGACTTTCTCCCCCCAATCCCGAGAAATGCCCGTGCGATCGATTTACAAACGGAATGTCGATGGCGACAGCCAACCATCCATACGCAGACATTTCAAAGACAGAGACGCAGACAGCAGCCCGCAGGAATCCCGCAACAATTTCCGAGACAGAGACAGAGATAGCAGCCCGCAGCCAGCCCGCAACAATTTCCGAGACAGAGACAGAGATAGCAGCCCGCAGCCAGCCCGCAACAATTTCCGAGACAGAGACAGAGACGGATACAGCAGCCCGCAGCCAGCCCGCAACAATTTCCGAGACAGAGACGGAGACGGATACAGCAGCCCACGGCCAGCCCGCAACAATTTCCGAGACAGAGACGGCAGCCCGCAGCCAGCCCGCAACAATTTCCGAGACAGAAACAGAGACAGCAGCCCGCAGGAATCCCGCGGCAATTTTTACAAAGACAGAGACAAAAACAGAGACAGAGACAGCAGCCCGACGGAATTCCGGGGAAATCATTTCCGAGACAGAGACAAAGACAGAGACACTCGCCCGGTTGACACTGCCTCAAATACCGTCGTGCAGCCAGACGCAGACACAGACGACATGATTTACGGGCGCCATGCGGTGCAAGCAGCCTTAGAAACAAACCAAGTTCTGAACCGCATTTGGGTTGTCCCGCACCTACGCTACGATCCTCGCTTTCACAGCTTGCTAACCGAAGCCAAGGCCAACGGCAGCATCATCGACGAAGTTGACGATTTGCGCCTCGACTACATCACCCGCAAGGCAAACCACCAAGGCGTAGCAGCCCAAGTATCAGCCTACGAATACCTCGATTTGAGCGAACTGATCGCACAGGCTAAGGCGGATTGTGCAGATCCCGTAATTGTGGTAGCAGAAGGACTCAACGACCCCCACAATCTAGGGGCGATTATTCGCACCGCAGAAGCATTGGGAGCTCAGGGCATGGTGATTCCGCAGCGGCGGGCCGTTGGCATTACCTCAGCCGTGAGAAAAGTTGCAGCCGGTGCATTGGAAAGCCTGCCAGTATCGAGGGTTGTCAATCTTAACCGGGCGCTGGAACAATTGAAAGAAGCTGGCTTCTGGATTTATGGCGCTGCTGCGGGCGTGGGTGACTCGGTAGAAACCATCAAGTTCTCCGGGCCCACTGTTTTAGTTGTCGGCGGTGAAGCTGATGGTTTGAGCCTTTTGATACAGCGCGGATGTGACGGATTAGTTTCAATTCCTTTGAGGGGAAAGACTCCTAGTTTGAATGTCTCGGTAGCAACGGGGATGGCTTTATACGAAATTTATCGCCAGCGCGGGCCCAAAAAATTTCACGTCCACGGATCGTGA
- a CDS encoding STAS domain-containing protein: protein MTLTVSLRGTREVKNNHQLFRLTGLLDAFSEATFRKVLSKCIDEGPKHVILDLSQIDFVDSSGLGALVQLVKKAQTLEGTLQIVSNPRVTQTVKLVRLEKFLSLQPSVDEAVKNVKDA from the coding sequence TTGACCCTGACCGTTAGCCTCAGAGGCACTCGCGAAGTCAAGAATAACCATCAGTTATTTCGCTTGACTGGCCTGCTGGACGCTTTTTCTGAGGCCACTTTTCGGAAGGTACTGAGCAAATGTATTGACGAGGGCCCAAAACACGTAATTTTGGACTTGTCTCAGATAGACTTTGTGGATAGTTCGGGCTTGGGTGCACTTGTGCAACTTGTCAAGAAAGCCCAAACCTTGGAAGGGACATTACAAATTGTCTCAAATCCCCGCGTAACTCAGACTGTTAAACTGGTTCGCTTAGAGAAATTTTTGTCTTTGCAGCCTTCGGTTGATGAGGCGGTTAAAAACGTCAAGGATGCTTGA
- a CDS encoding alpha/beta hydrolase: MSHTKLHASVKGEGFPILCLHGHPGSGDCMSVFTEHLSQRFRTIAPDLRGYGNSRTSNSFEMTDHLLDLEALLDRLGVDRTLVIGWSLGGILALELAMKYPQRVTGLIVLASAAKPRGSHPPISWQDNLYTGLAGIINWVVPGWQWNIDTFGRRSLFRYLIQQHTATPYRYLARAGTPAYLQTSSAATNALNTALRAGYDRLPQLADIQCPCLVLAGEGDRHITSASSLETARHLQQSQWECYPNTAHLFPWEIPEQVIADIDRWIENFPEAVGNCES; this comes from the coding sequence ATGTCTCACACAAAACTCCACGCTTCCGTCAAAGGAGAAGGATTTCCGATTCTCTGCTTGCACGGCCATCCCGGTTCCGGCGATTGTATGTCTGTCTTCACAGAACACCTATCACAGCGGTTTCGGACGATCGCCCCAGACTTGCGCGGCTACGGCAACAGCCGCACCTCAAATTCCTTTGAAATGACCGACCACTTGCTTGATTTAGAGGCACTTTTAGACCGATTGGGAGTCGATCGCACTTTAGTCATCGGCTGGTCTTTGGGAGGGATTTTAGCCCTAGAATTAGCGATGAAATATCCCCAGCGAGTCACCGGTTTGATTGTCCTAGCCTCCGCCGCCAAACCGCGCGGCAGTCACCCGCCCATCTCTTGGCAAGATAATCTTTACACCGGTTTAGCCGGAATTATCAACTGGGTTGTACCCGGTTGGCAGTGGAATATTGATACTTTTGGCAGGCGATCGCTCTTTCGTTACTTGATCCAGCAGCATACAGCGACCCCTTACCGCTACTTAGCACGGGCAGGTACTCCCGCCTACCTCCAGACTTCCAGCGCCGCTACAAATGCCTTAAATACGGCTCTCAGGGCAGGATACGATCGGTTGCCACAACTTGCTGACATTCAATGTCCCTGCTTGGTATTGGCTGGAGAGGGCGATCGACATATCACCTCAGCATCCAGTTTAGAAACAGCCCGCCACCTCCAGCAGAGTCAGTGGGAGTGCTATCCCAATACAGCCCACTTGTTTCCGTGGGAAATTCCCGAGCAAGTAATCGCAGATATCGATCGTTGGATTGAGAATTTCCCCGAAGCAGTGGGCAATTGCGAGTCTTGA
- a CDS encoding bifunctional serine/threonine-protein kinase/ABC transporter substrate-binding protein has product MCLNPGDILCDRYQIIAKLGCGGFAITYTANDLEQPENSPCVVKEILSPKSNDPRVLQEATALFNKEAKALKDLDQCQCIPRLMDHFQQNGKFYLIQEYIEGTPLNKELPSEDILPCKQFEEKEVIDLLLEILSILNFVHSLGMIHRDIKPSNLIRRKRDGKIFLIDFGAVKGIRNLVLDGGQITQTRVIGTEGYMPAEQLKNQPKFNSDIYATGIIGIRAITGLHIEEFFTDQKTSEIIWRYATHDRPMVQISDKLEKILNKMVRYHFIDPYRYQSAAEVLHDLRSITGLQLPPLPSLPLKKSLLFLPKHRLPIFIAIAVLVGPATFFIHNCFQPKTHPFIQGDAVSGGEEILVKTSSPRLKEKGVKEFAKSNYPSALNLFKKSWNQEYGKDPETLIYMNNAFLEASKTPYYTIAVALPVSNRRNPDRSVYMGDRGKEFLRGVAQAQTEVNLGLLNPNRDRDFFGQGFLASKAINGKGLKIIISDDENDGAKAKKRAISLVNQPDILAVVGHGSSEMTMHTVDIYNNNNLVLMSPGAATEELTYEPKKNFFRSIYTSSVIAKDLAKYLLTKNQKQAVILYNPRSPFGASFREEFTKYFRDIRGGKIVEIRDFDLSQQKFSAKKVIEEIQGKGETAIVLVPDPHLTRSLDSAFEIIKLNKDQNWIVGGWTLVFPQMLELASQQKQNLFKKLIFSVSWHPLSSPNKAFSQQARSLWGEERNTRISSAYDATQALIKALEMQSKPSREGMQKMLANPKFSAYGATGTIQFESPKNGDRKNPPSDLVHIVKCPKEQFGLAFVPVKYPTAAAAGLKCD; this is encoded by the coding sequence ATGTGCCTGAATCCAGGGGATATTCTGTGCGATCGCTACCAAATTATCGCTAAATTGGGGTGTGGAGGGTTTGCGATTACCTATACAGCTAACGATTTAGAGCAACCCGAAAATTCTCCTTGCGTCGTCAAGGAAATTTTGTCTCCTAAATCAAACGATCCGAGAGTTTTGCAGGAAGCAACAGCACTATTTAATAAAGAAGCTAAAGCTCTGAAGGATCTCGATCAGTGCCAGTGCATTCCTAGGTTAATGGATCATTTTCAACAAAATGGAAAATTTTACTTAATTCAAGAATACATCGAAGGAACTCCGCTGAACAAAGAACTCCCGAGCGAAGATATCCTTCCCTGCAAGCAGTTTGAGGAAAAAGAAGTCATTGATTTATTGCTAGAGATTTTGTCGATTTTAAATTTCGTCCACTCTCTAGGTATGATTCATCGGGATATTAAACCGTCAAACTTAATCCGGCGCAAGCGTGACGGCAAAATTTTTTTAATTGACTTTGGGGCAGTCAAAGGTATTAGGAATTTAGTGCTAGACGGCGGTCAAATAACTCAAACTCGCGTAATTGGTACTGAGGGTTATATGCCAGCGGAACAGTTGAAAAATCAACCAAAATTTAACAGTGATATCTATGCTACGGGAATCATAGGCATCCGAGCGATCACAGGTTTACATATTGAAGAATTTTTTACCGATCAAAAAACTTCCGAAATCATCTGGCGCTATGCAACGCACGATCGCCCGATGGTACAAATTAGCGACAAATTGGAAAAAATTTTAAATAAAATGGTGCGCTACCATTTTATCGATCCTTATCGTTATCAATCCGCTGCTGAAGTGTTGCACGATTTGCGATCGATCACAGGATTACAACTACCGCCATTACCTTCATTACCTTTGAAAAAATCACTGCTATTTCTGCCTAAACATAGATTACCTATATTTATCGCGATCGCAGTATTAGTCGGGCCAGCAACATTTTTTATACACAATTGTTTTCAACCAAAAACTCATCCTTTCATCCAGGGAGATGCTGTGAGTGGTGGCGAAGAAATCCTAGTAAAAACTTCTTCGCCTCGGCTAAAGGAAAAGGGAGTTAAGGAGTTTGCCAAATCAAATTATCCATCTGCTTTGAATTTATTCAAAAAATCCTGGAATCAAGAATACGGCAAAGATCCAGAAACTTTAATTTATATGAATAATGCCTTTCTAGAGGCAAGCAAGACTCCTTATTACACAATAGCTGTGGCTCTTCCTGTTAGTAACCGGAGAAATCCCGATCGTTCTGTTTACATGGGCGATCGGGGGAAAGAATTTCTGCGCGGAGTGGCTCAAGCGCAAACAGAAGTTAATTTGGGATTGCTCAATCCTAACAGGGATCGAGACTTTTTCGGTCAAGGTTTTTTAGCAAGTAAAGCCATTAATGGCAAAGGACTGAAAATTATTATTAGTGATGATGAAAATGATGGGGCAAAGGCAAAAAAAAGAGCAATTTCACTGGTAAATCAACCGGATATTTTAGCAGTTGTCGGTCACGGTAGCAGCGAGATGACGATGCACACTGTAGATATTTACAATAACAATAATCTGGTTTTGATGTCCCCGGGTGCAGCTACCGAAGAACTGACCTATGAACCCAAGAAAAATTTCTTTCGGAGTATATATACGAGCAGTGTAATTGCTAAAGATTTAGCGAAATACCTGCTCACAAAAAATCAAAAACAAGCAGTTATTTTATACAATCCTCGCAGCCCATTCGGAGCATCTTTTAGGGAAGAGTTCACAAAGTATTTTCGAGACATCCGAGGGGGAAAAATAGTCGAGATTCGCGATTTCGATTTATCTCAACAAAAGTTCAGCGCCAAAAAAGTTATCGAAGAAATTCAGGGAAAAGGAGAAACTGCGATCGTGTTAGTTCCAGACCCTCATCTGACGAGATCCCTAGACAGCGCATTTGAGATAATCAAACTTAATAAAGATCAAAATTGGATTGTCGGGGGATGGACGCTAGTATTTCCGCAAATGTTAGAATTGGCATCACAGCAAAAGCAAAATTTGTTTAAAAAACTGATTTTTTCTGTTAGCTGGCATCCTTTAAGCAGTCCTAACAAAGCATTTTCCCAACAGGCGAGATCGCTGTGGGGAGAAGAGAGAAATACCCGTATATCTTCAGCTTACGATGCAACGCAGGCACTGATCAAAGCTTTGGAAATGCAGTCAAAACCTAGTCGTGAAGGAATGCAAAAAATGCTTGCGAATCCCAAATTTAGCGCTTACGGAGCAACCGGAACTATTCAGTTTGAATCGCCCAAAAATGGCGATCGCAAAAATCCCCCTAGCGATTTGGTGCATATTGTAAAATGTCCAAAAGAGCAGTTCGGCCTCGCTTTTGTGCCAGTCAAGTATCCGACAGCGGCAGCGGCAGGTTTAAAGTGCGATTGA
- the carA gene encoding glutamine-hydrolyzing carbamoyl-phosphate synthase small subunit: MSLSTAQPALLVLADGTAYRGWSFGADATVVGEVVFNTGMTGYQEVLTDPSYCGQIVTFTYPELGNTGVNLEDEESARPQIKGAIARNVCSRPSNWRCSKSLQDYLKQYDIPGIYGLDTRALTRKIRTVGAINGGISTTILDQAELLEQVQDAPSMAGLNLVKEVTTREVYEWSEATDAVWEFSPTVKPANGKMWTVVALDFGIKRNILRRLASYGCRVIVVPADTSAEAILKYNPDGIFLSNGPGDPSAVTEGIATAKALLKSDKPVFGICMGHQILGISLGAETFKLKFGHRGLNHPAGLTQQVEITSQNHGFAIDPDSLVPEVEITHLNLNDRTVAGLKHKTLPLFSVQYHPESSPGPHDADYLFDRFVQSMRDHQKVKA, encoded by the coding sequence ATGTCACTTTCAACTGCACAACCCGCCCTCCTAGTCTTGGCTGACGGTACTGCTTACCGCGGCTGGTCGTTTGGCGCTGACGCCACCGTCGTCGGTGAGGTCGTATTCAACACAGGAATGACCGGCTACCAAGAAGTTTTGACCGATCCGAGCTATTGCGGTCAAATTGTCACTTTTACTTATCCAGAATTGGGCAATACCGGGGTAAATCTTGAAGATGAAGAATCTGCACGGCCGCAAATTAAAGGTGCGATCGCCCGCAATGTATGCAGCCGACCCAGCAACTGGCGCTGTTCAAAATCCCTGCAAGACTACCTAAAACAGTACGACATCCCCGGCATTTACGGCCTTGACACCCGCGCCCTAACTCGCAAAATTCGCACCGTGGGAGCGATTAACGGCGGCATTTCGACCACAATTCTCGACCAGGCGGAGCTTTTGGAGCAAGTCCAAGACGCCCCCAGCATGGCGGGGCTGAATTTGGTGAAGGAAGTAACCACCCGCGAGGTTTACGAGTGGTCTGAAGCCACAGATGCAGTGTGGGAGTTCAGTCCGACTGTTAAGCCTGCTAACGGCAAAATGTGGACGGTGGTAGCGCTAGACTTTGGGATTAAGCGCAACATCCTGCGGCGTTTGGCGAGTTACGGCTGTCGGGTGATTGTTGTTCCTGCTGACACCTCAGCCGAAGCAATTCTCAAATACAACCCGGATGGTATTTTTCTGTCCAATGGCCCTGGAGATCCTTCGGCGGTAACGGAAGGGATCGCGACTGCGAAAGCTTTGTTGAAGTCGGACAAACCTGTGTTCGGTATCTGTATGGGACACCAGATTCTGGGCATTTCCTTGGGTGCGGAAACGTTTAAACTGAAGTTCGGCCACCGGGGATTGAATCATCCGGCCGGTTTAACTCAGCAGGTAGAAATTACTAGCCAAAATCACGGTTTTGCGATCGACCCTGACTCCCTAGTCCCAGAAGTAGAAATTACTCACCTCAACTTGAACGATCGCACCGTAGCCGGATTGAAGCACAAAACCTTGCCCCTGTTCTCAGTGCAGTACCACCCAGAATCCAGTCCCGGCCCCCACGACGCTGACTATTTGTTCGATCGATTCGTGCAGTCCATGCGAGACCATCAAAAAGTAAAAGCTTAG
- a CDS encoding ribonuclease III domain-containing protein, with amino-acid sequence MSPIADDGLKLSLTDISLNRVHPARATPAEIERISPAAWAYLGDAVYELYIRSSYLMPPRRLQAYHELVVGQVRAETQARHLRSLSPYLNSTELAIVKRGRNAVSGRSKRADPEIYQQASSLETLIGYLYLTDPERLTEILGFLELETESI; translated from the coding sequence ATGTCGCCGATCGCAGATGACGGACTCAAACTGAGTCTGACTGATATCAGTTTAAATCGAGTGCATCCTGCGAGGGCAACACCAGCAGAAATAGAAAGAATTTCGCCCGCAGCCTGGGCATATTTGGGAGATGCAGTCTACGAACTCTACATTCGGAGTTCGTATTTAATGCCCCCCAGAAGATTGCAAGCTTATCACGAATTGGTGGTAGGGCAAGTACGAGCCGAAACTCAAGCACGTCACTTGCGATCGCTCTCTCCTTACTTGAACAGTACAGAATTAGCCATTGTCAAGCGCGGCCGCAATGCCGTATCCGGCCGCTCCAAGCGAGCCGATCCAGAAATATACCAACAAGCCAGCAGCTTAGAAACTTTGATCGGATATTTGTACCTCACCGATCCCGAAAGATTGACCGAAATTCTGGGATTTTTAGAACTTGAGACTGAAAGTATTTAG
- a CDS encoding DUF1816 domain-containing protein, with product MKELLISLLNFFGLAWWVEVKTSAPRCIYYFGPFLTSQDAEGAKAGYVEDIENEGAEGLSVSIQRCKPIALTVADDLGKFGEGGLLPVLSGQ from the coding sequence ATGAAAGAACTCTTGATTAGCTTGCTCAACTTTTTCGGATTGGCTTGGTGGGTTGAAGTTAAAACTTCAGCGCCACGGTGCATTTACTATTTTGGCCCCTTCTTGACTTCTCAAGATGCCGAAGGTGCAAAAGCAGGTTATGTAGAAGACATTGAAAATGAAGGTGCAGAAGGTCTTAGTGTTTCCATTCAGCGCTGCAAACCTATTGCTTTGACTGTTGCAGATGATTTGGGAAAGTTTGGTGAGGGAGGGTTGTTGCCTGTTTTGAGCGGTCAGTAG
- a CDS encoding retropepsin-like aspartic protease, with protein sequence MTSQSPLPLPSNSIKPLLNPQNLRKPVLALTAVISLSSSMLVYSAVNSSRATAQESEGCFMRNSSGQTVSLSRSVCGFVPQQSTPAASPDTKSDSKSDTKADTKSGVFLVKIKRREANIPVIEVTFNGKQKFEMMVDSGASRTVITPAMATALGIVPKGTVQAKTPNGEATFSLGSVTSIEAGGLAIKDIVVPISPALEIGLLGHDFFGNKDVTIKQDVIEFRSRS encoded by the coding sequence ATGACCAGCCAATCTCCCTTGCCTTTACCATCAAACTCAATCAAACCTCTGCTGAACCCTCAAAACCTGCGGAAACCTGTACTGGCTTTAACAGCCGTTATTTCTCTGAGCAGTTCAATGTTAGTTTACAGCGCAGTCAACTCCTCGCGAGCGACCGCTCAAGAGAGCGAGGGATGCTTCATGCGGAACTCTAGCGGCCAAACTGTCAGCTTGAGCCGATCGGTATGCGGTTTTGTCCCCCAACAATCGACTCCCGCTGCTTCGCCTGATACTAAATCTGATAGTAAGTCTGACACTAAGGCTGATACTAAGTCGGGAGTGTTTCTGGTCAAAATTAAACGCCGAGAAGCTAATATCCCAGTCATCGAAGTCACCTTTAATGGCAAGCAAAAGTTCGAGATGATGGTAGATTCTGGAGCCAGCCGCACAGTAATTACCCCAGCAATGGCTACCGCTTTGGGGATAGTTCCGAAAGGAACCGTGCAAGCAAAAACTCCCAACGGAGAGGCTACTTTTTCTCTGGGTAGTGTTACTTCAATCGAAGCTGGCGGTTTGGCGATTAAAGATATCGTTGTACCAATCTCGCCAGCACTAGAAATCGGGCTGCTCGGTCACGACTTTTTTGGTAATAAAGATGTGACTATTAAGCAAGATGTGATTGAGTTTCGATCGCGATCGTGA